A single Myxocyprinus asiaticus isolate MX2 ecotype Aquarium Trade chromosome 50, UBuf_Myxa_2, whole genome shotgun sequence DNA region contains:
- the LOC127438989 gene encoding syntaxin-6-like: protein MSMEDPFFVVKGEVQKAVNTAQALHQRWMELLQDPGGASKEEVDWTTNELRNSLRSIEWDLEDLDETISIVEANPRKFNLDAMELAKRKAFITGTRQTVKDMKELMASPLSISVSERKNRQTLIGDGGSRGPIQQPSGDKYTRLDRELQSANSQFIGEQQTQQQLIAEQQDEQLELVSGTIGVLKNMSERIGQELDEQAVMLDDFSHEMDSTHSRLDNVMKKLAKVSHMNSDRRQWCAIGILLAILFVVIILFIVL from the exons atgtcGATGGAAGATCCCTTTTTTGTGGTGAAGGG AGAGGTGCAGAAGGCCGTGAACACCGCTCAAGCGCTGCATCAAAGATGGATGGAACTGCTACAGGATCCGGGTGGTGCCAGCAAGGAGGAGGTGGACTGGACCACCAATGAGCTGCGGAACAGCTTGAGGTCCATTGAATGGGATTTGGAGGACCTGGATGAGACCATC AGTATTGTGGAGGCCAATCCAAGGAAGTTCAATCTTGATGCGATGGAGCTGGCCAAGAGAAAAGCTTTCATCACTGGCACAAGGCAAACTGTCAAG gatATGAAAGAACTCATGGCTAGTccattgtccatttcagtgtctGAGAGGAAAAATCGACAG ACTTTGATTGGGGATGGTGGGTCTCGTGGACCAATCCAGCAACCTAGCGGGGATAAGTACACTAGACTGGACAGGGAGTTGCAGTCTGCAAACTCCCAGTTCATTGGGGAACAACAGACCCAGCAACAG CTCATAGCAGAACAGCAGGATGAGCAGTTGGAGTTGGTTTCGGGAACAATCGGCGTCTTGAAGAACATGTCAGAAAGGATCGGCCAAGAGCTGGATGAGCAAGCTGT AATGCTGGATGACTTTTCACATGAGATGGACAGCACTCACTCCAGACTTGATAATGTCATGAAGAAATTGGCTAAAGTTTCTCACATGAACAGTG ATCGACGACAATGGTGTGCTATCGGCATTTTGCTGGCAATCCTCTTCGTTGTGATCATTCTCTTCATTGTTCTGTGA